One window from the genome of Candidatus Omnitrophota bacterium encodes:
- a CDS encoding VIT1/CCC1 transporter family protein, whose protein sequence is MLNQNLKEKVLKAQRNEITDHIVYRRLSSIVKIREHSEILRKISQEELEHYGIFKDITNQEPAPDRLKIFFYVFISKVFGLNFGLRLMEKGEDLAKDTYEAIKELSPKIEEIIRDESRHENELLDLIDEERLKYVSSMVLGLNDALVELTGALAGFTLAIQNTRLIGMVGLITGIAASMSMAASEYLSTKQEETEKSPLKASIYTGFAYVGTVILLIFPYLIFKNIFICLGFVLSNSLLVILIFTFYISVAKGLNFRKRFFEMAGLSLSIAIINFFIGLIIKNVFGIEA, encoded by the coding sequence ATGTTAAATCAGAATTTAAAAGAAAAAGTCTTAAAAGCCCAGAGGAACGAGATTACCGATCATATTGTGTATAGAAGGCTTTCTTCTATTGTAAAAATCAGAGAACATTCGGAAATCTTGAGAAAGATATCCCAAGAGGAGCTTGAGCATTACGGGATTTTTAAGGATATAACTAATCAAGAGCCAGCTCCTGACCGCTTGAAAATATTCTTTTACGTGTTTATTTCTAAAGTCTTTGGTTTAAACTTCGGCTTGAGGCTTATGGAAAAAGGGGAAGACCTCGCTAAAGATACTTACGAAGCAATAAAAGAATTATCTCCTAAAATTGAAGAGATAATCCGGGATGAGAGTAGACATGAAAACGAACTCTTAGATTTAATCGATGAGGAGCGTTTAAAATACGTAAGCTCTATGGTGTTGGGTTTAAATGACGCGTTGGTAGAATTAACCGGCGCCTTGGCAGGGTTTACTCTGGCAATACAAAACACAAGGCTTATCGGCATGGTAGGGTTGATTACTGGGATTGCGGCCTCTATGTCTATGGCAGCTTCAGAGTATTTATCCACCAAGCAGGAAGAAACGGAAAAAAGCCCTTTAAAAGCAAGCATATATACCGGTTTTGCCTACGTAGGAACGGTTATACTTTTAATTTTTCCCTATCTTATATTTAAGAATATATTTATCTGCTTAGGTTTTGTATTATCTAATTCCCTCTTGGTAATCCTCATTTTTACTTTTTATATATCGGTTGCTAAAGGATTGAATTTTAGAAAAAGATTTTTCGAAATGGCGGGTTTAAGTTTAAGCATAGCTATAATCAATTTCTTTATTGGGTTAATCATCAAAAATGTTTTTGGAATAGAGGCCTAA